Proteins encoded within one genomic window of Lysinibacillus louembei:
- a CDS encoding TetR/AcrR family transcriptional regulator, protein MTESKEKLQVETTVKDAQLIEFRRQQIINAAIVLFKEKGFHRATTREIAKVAGFSIGTLYEYVRTKEDVLYLLCDSIYHEVRQRLDSFPQHSGTVDELKEAIKQYFFVIDSMSDAFTIMYQESKSLSTEALHYVLNKELEMVALFEKLLKNCTELGILKLSEQELFLAANHIVIQGQSWAFRRWALHKHCTIDEFIAYQTNTLLNGILRKE, encoded by the coding sequence ATGACAGAAAGCAAAGAAAAACTGCAAGTTGAAACGACTGTAAAAGATGCACAGCTTATTGAGTTTCGCCGCCAGCAAATTATTAATGCAGCTATCGTGCTGTTTAAAGAAAAAGGCTTTCATCGAGCGACAACGCGTGAAATAGCGAAGGTGGCAGGCTTTAGTATCGGCACATTATACGAATATGTGCGCACGAAGGAGGATGTGCTGTACCTGCTATGTGATAGCATCTATCACGAAGTAAGGCAACGTCTCGACAGCTTTCCACAGCATTCAGGCACTGTCGATGAGCTAAAGGAAGCAATTAAACAATACTTTTTCGTCATTGATAGCATGTCAGATGCATTTACCATTATGTATCAAGAATCAAAATCGCTATCGACTGAAGCATTGCATTATGTATTGAATAAAGAGTTGGAAATGGTTGCGCTCTTTGAAAAGTTATTGAAAAATTGCACAGAGCTAGGCATTTTGAAGCTGTCTGAGCAAGAGCTATTTTTGGCAGCAAATCATATTGTTATTCAAGGGCAAAGCTGGGCGTTTCGAAGATGGGCGCTACATAAGCATTGCACGATAGATGAATTTATTGCATACCAAACGAATACGTTGTTGAATGGTATTTTAC
- a CDS encoding 3-hydroxybutyryl-CoA dehydrogenase produces the protein MIQKVMVIGAGQMGSGIAQVCAQAGYTVVLNDMKEEFFQRGIGVITKNLTRDVEKGRKTEEEKQAILERITMSLDLQDAKDVDIVIEAAVENMEVKQSIFKQLDTIAPKHAILATNTSSLPITEIAAVTTRPEQVIGMHFMNPVPVMKLVEIIRGLATADEVYKAVEEMTLKLSKTPVEVNDFPGFISNRILMPMINEAIYALYEGVASKEAIDDVMKMGMNHPMGPLTLADFIGLDTCLYIMEILHEGFGDSKYRPCPLLRKYVAAGWLGKKSGRGFYVYN, from the coding sequence ATGATTCAAAAGGTAATGGTCATCGGTGCAGGACAAATGGGCTCAGGCATTGCGCAAGTTTGTGCACAAGCAGGCTATACAGTTGTACTGAACGATATGAAAGAGGAATTTTTTCAGCGCGGCATAGGGGTTATTACAAAAAACTTAACACGTGATGTAGAAAAGGGACGGAAAACAGAGGAAGAAAAACAAGCGATTTTAGAGCGTATTACGATGTCGCTTGATTTGCAGGACGCAAAGGATGTAGACATTGTCATTGAAGCAGCTGTGGAGAATATGGAAGTGAAGCAATCGATTTTCAAACAACTCGACACGATTGCACCAAAGCATGCTATTTTGGCAACAAATACATCGAGCTTACCGATTACGGAAATTGCGGCGGTAACAACACGACCAGAGCAAGTAATCGGCATGCACTTTATGAATCCAGTGCCTGTGATGAAGCTTGTTGAAATTATTCGTGGGCTTGCGACAGCGGATGAGGTGTATAAAGCGGTAGAAGAAATGACGTTGAAGCTATCAAAAACACCTGTTGAAGTAAATGATTTCCCAGGCTTTATTTCGAATCGTATTTTAATGCCAATGATTAATGAGGCGATTTATGCGCTATATGAAGGTGTAGCCTCAAAAGAAGCGATTGATGATGTCATGAAAATGGGGATGAATCATCCGATGGGGCCATTAACATTAGCAGACTTTATCGGCTTAGACACATGCTTATACATTATGGAAATTTTACATGAAGGCTTTGGTGACAGTAAATATCGCCCTTGCCCACTGTTACGCAAATACGTGGCAGCAGGCTGGTTAGGTAAAAAATCAGGGCGAGGCTTTTACGTATACAACTAG
- a CDS encoding cob(I)yrinic acid a,c-diamide adenosyltransferase — protein sequence MKLYTKKGDTGKTSIIGRRVDKDDLRVEAYGTMDELNSVIGKARTELDKGLFQDILADLESIQHELFDGGGDLANVMKERVYKLTEAPIEAMEARIDALADEAPPLKRFILPGGTPAAATLHIARTVARRAERQTVTLMKADDDVSPVVQKYLNRLSDYLFAAARVANARVNVADIEYVRSADVFK from the coding sequence ATGAAGCTTTACACAAAAAAAGGTGATACAGGGAAAACGAGCATTATCGGACGTCGCGTTGATAAGGACGATTTGCGCGTAGAAGCATACGGCACAATGGATGAGCTAAATTCAGTAATCGGCAAAGCGAGGACAGAGCTAGATAAAGGGCTATTCCAAGATATTTTAGCGGATTTAGAAAGCATTCAACATGAGCTGTTTGATGGCGGTGGCGATTTAGCGAATGTTATGAAAGAGCGCGTTTATAAGTTAACAGAAGCACCAATCGAAGCGATGGAGGCACGCATTGATGCATTAGCAGACGAAGCGCCACCATTGAAGCGTTTTATTTTACCTGGTGGCACACCAGCGGCAGCGACATTGCATATTGCACGTACAGTAGCTCGCCGAGCAGAGCGTCAAACGGTTACCTTAATGAAGGCGGACGATGATGTTTCACCAGTTGTACAAAAATATTTAAATCGTCTATCAGACTATTTATTTGCAGCAGCACGTGTAGCGAATGCAAGAGTAAATGTTGCAGATATCGAATATGTGCGTAGTGCGGATGTATTTAAATAA
- a CDS encoding acyl-CoA dehydrogenase — MNFQLSEEHEQLREMIRDFAINEVAPTAAERDENEEFSREIFDKMAELGLTGIPWPEEYGGAGFDYLAYCIAVEELSRVCASTGVTLSAHTSLAGWPIYKFGSEEQKQKYLRPMAEGKKIGAYGLTEPGSGSDAGGMKTYAKLDGDDYVLNGSKIFITNGGVADIYVVFAVTDPEAKHGTTAFIVEADMPGFSVGKKEKKLGIRSSPTTEIIFENCRVPKENILGELGQGFVIAMKTLDGGRNGIAAQAVGIAQGALDAAVEYAKERVQFGKPIAANQGVSFKIADMATAVEASRLLTYQAAWLESNDLPYGQASAMAKLMAGDTAMNVTTEAVQIFGGYGYTKDYPVERFMRDAKITQIYEGTQEIQRLVISRNLTK; from the coding sequence ATGAACTTTCAACTATCAGAAGAGCATGAGCAATTACGTGAAATGATTCGCGATTTTGCGATCAATGAGGTAGCACCAACAGCGGCGGAGCGCGATGAAAATGAAGAGTTTAGCCGTGAGATTTTCGATAAAATGGCGGAGCTAGGCTTAACAGGTATTCCATGGCCTGAAGAATATGGTGGTGCAGGCTTTGACTATCTTGCGTACTGTATCGCAGTAGAGGAGCTGTCACGCGTATGTGCATCAACAGGGGTAACATTATCAGCACATACATCATTAGCAGGCTGGCCAATTTATAAATTCGGCTCAGAGGAGCAAAAGCAAAAATACCTTCGTCCAATGGCAGAGGGCAAGAAAATCGGTGCATATGGCTTAACAGAGCCGGGCTCAGGCTCTGATGCGGGTGGCATGAAAACATATGCAAAATTAGATGGCGATGACTATGTGTTAAATGGTTCTAAAATTTTTATCACAAATGGTGGCGTAGCTGACATTTATGTGGTCTTTGCTGTAACAGATCCTGAAGCAAAGCATGGTACAACAGCATTTATCGTAGAAGCAGATATGCCGGGCTTCTCTGTAGGGAAGAAAGAGAAAAAACTAGGTATTCGTTCATCACCAACGACAGAAATTATTTTCGAAAATTGCCGCGTACCAAAAGAAAATATTTTAGGCGAGCTTGGGCAAGGCTTTGTGATTGCGATGAAAACGTTAGATGGTGGACGTAATGGAATTGCAGCACAAGCGGTTGGTATCGCACAAGGTGCATTAGATGCAGCGGTGGAATATGCGAAGGAGCGCGTGCAATTCGGTAAGCCGATTGCGGCAAATCAAGGCGTGTCATTTAAAATAGCAGATATGGCAACAGCGGTAGAGGCATCGCGCTTATTAACATACCAAGCAGCATGGTTAGAATCGAATGATTTGCCATATGGGCAAGCGTCAGCAATGGCAAAATTAATGGCAGGCGACACAGCGATGAATGTGACAACGGAAGCAGTGCAAATTTTTGGTGGCTATGGCTACACGAAAGACTATCCTGTAGAACGCTTTATGCGCGACGCAAAAATTACACAAATTTACGAAGGTACACAGGAAATTCAGCGCCTCGTAATTTCGCGTAATTTAACGAAGTAA
- a CDS encoding (Fe-S)-binding protein has protein sequence MSTLLIVNWVAFIAVVLYGAGLFVYLLKTRYEFIRLGKKEEFNQKLSDRISDIVEKVFGQSKLLKDKKMGIVHVMFFYGFLLVQLGAIDLIWKGLKPGSHLPFGPLYPFFTFFQEIVALTILVAVVIAFYRRYVEKLVRLKRGLKNGLVLIFIGGLMISTLIANGMGLIWHEHGLTGAEPVASSIAFVFGFLSPKIAAAIFYVAWWVHLLILLTFLVYVPQSKHFHLITSIFNVFLNRQERMGTLRPIDFSALEEAEDEDEMPTLGVGKIQDFTQKQLIDLYACVECGRCTNMCPATGTGKMLSPMDLIVKLRDHLTFTGAVVTKQKPWVPYQMFKNTQGNQLAMAAGAEGAVIEDIYSPSLIGDVITEEEIWACTTCRNCEDQCPVMNEHVDKIIDLRRYLTMTEGKVNPDAQRAMTNIERQGNPWGLNRKEKENWRELDSSVAIPTVKELKKSGEEMEYLFWVGSMGSFDNRSQKIALAFARLMNEAGVKFAILGNKEKNSGDTPRRLGNEFLFQELATANIDEFEKNDVKKIVTIDPHAYNIFKNEYKDFGWNGEVLHHTELLYDLVQQGRLIMNHRVEETIVFHDSCYLGRYNDVYDPPREILKGIAGVKLVEMERNRETGMCCGAGGGLMWMEEHVGNRINVARTEQALATEASVISSGCPYCLTMLSDGTKAKEVEDTVGTFDIAEILERAVFGDKVVEVPEEEATEQTEAVTEDITSQEVATEETVIEQVVATEDTVTEQTEKKE, from the coding sequence ATGAGCACATTGTTAATTGTGAATTGGGTCGCGTTTATCGCAGTAGTGCTGTATGGGGCAGGGCTATTTGTGTATTTATTAAAAACGCGCTATGAATTCATCAGACTAGGGAAGAAAGAAGAGTTTAACCAAAAGCTATCTGATCGAATTAGCGACATTGTTGAAAAAGTGTTTGGACAATCCAAGCTGTTAAAAGATAAAAAAATGGGTATTGTGCACGTTATGTTTTTCTACGGTTTTTTACTCGTTCAGCTTGGTGCAATCGATTTAATTTGGAAAGGATTAAAGCCAGGCTCACATTTGCCGTTTGGTCCGCTTTATCCGTTCTTTACATTTTTCCAAGAAATCGTTGCATTAACGATTTTAGTGGCGGTTGTTATCGCATTCTATCGCCGCTATGTTGAAAAGCTTGTCCGTTTAAAGCGTGGCTTAAAAAACGGTCTTGTATTAATTTTCATTGGTGGCTTAATGATCTCGACACTCATTGCCAATGGAATGGGCTTAATTTGGCATGAGCATGGCTTAACAGGTGCAGAGCCAGTAGCATCAAGCATCGCCTTTGTTTTTGGCTTCTTGTCACCAAAAATTGCAGCAGCTATTTTTTATGTAGCATGGTGGGTGCATTTATTAATTTTATTAACGTTCTTAGTATATGTACCACAATCAAAGCATTTCCACTTGATTACAAGTATTTTCAATGTTTTCTTAAACCGACAAGAGCGCATGGGGACACTTCGTCCAATCGACTTCTCAGCACTTGAGGAAGCAGAGGATGAAGATGAAATGCCAACGCTTGGGGTAGGGAAAATTCAAGACTTTACACAGAAGCAATTAATCGACCTTTATGCATGTGTAGAATGTGGGCGTTGTACGAATATGTGTCCAGCCACAGGTACAGGGAAAATGCTGTCGCCGATGGACTTAATCGTCAAATTGCGTGATCATTTAACATTTACAGGTGCGGTTGTTACGAAGCAAAAGCCTTGGGTGCCATACCAAATGTTTAAAAATACACAGGGGAATCAATTAGCGATGGCTGCTGGTGCAGAGGGAGCTGTAATTGAAGATATTTATAGCCCATCATTAATCGGTGATGTTATTACAGAGGAAGAAATTTGGGCTTGTACAACTTGTCGTAACTGTGAGGATCAATGTCCGGTAATGAACGAGCATGTTGATAAAATTATTGATTTACGCCGTTATTTAACGATGACAGAAGGAAAAGTGAATCCAGATGCACAGCGCGCGATGACAAATATCGAACGTCAAGGTAATCCATGGGGCTTAAACCGTAAAGAAAAAGAAAATTGGCGTGAGCTTGATTCATCGGTTGCAATTCCAACTGTAAAGGAATTGAAAAAATCAGGTGAGGAAATGGAATATTTATTCTGGGTAGGCTCAATGGGCTCATTCGACAATCGTTCACAAAAAATTGCACTAGCATTTGCACGCTTAATGAATGAGGCAGGTGTGAAGTTTGCGATTTTAGGAAATAAAGAGAAGAATTCTGGTGACACACCACGTCGTCTAGGAAATGAATTTTTATTCCAAGAGCTTGCAACAGCCAATATTGATGAGTTTGAGAAAAACGATGTGAAGAAAATTGTCACAATCGACCCACACGCATACAATATTTTCAAAAATGAATATAAGGATTTTGGCTGGAATGGTGAAGTATTGCACCATACTGAGCTGCTATATGATTTAGTTCAGCAAGGTCGCCTAATTATGAATCACCGTGTTGAGGAAACAATCGTCTTCCATGATTCTTGTTACTTAGGTCGTTACAATGATGTTTACGACCCACCACGTGAAATTTTAAAAGGCATCGCAGGTGTCAAGCTTGTTGAAATGGAACGTAACCGCGAAACAGGTATGTGCTGTGGTGCTGGTGGCGGTCTAATGTGGATGGAAGAGCATGTTGGGAACCGCATCAATGTTGCACGTACAGAGCAAGCATTGGCTACAGAGGCATCCGTTATTTCATCAGGCTGTCCTTACTGCTTAACAATGCTATCAGACGGTACAAAGGCGAAGGAAGTTGAAGACACAGTTGGCACATTTGACATTGCAGAGATTTTAGAGCGTGCTGTCTTCGGCGACAAAGTAGTTGAAGTGCCTGAGGAAGAAGCAACAGAACAAACTGAAGCTGTAACAGAGGACATCACTTCTCAAGAAGTAGCAACAGAGGAAACAGTCATTGAACAAGTGGTTGCAACAGAAGACACAGTTACTGAACAAACAGAAAAGAAAGAATAA
- a CDS encoding acetyl-CoA C-acetyltransferase has protein sequence MNRTVILDGARTAFGKFGGGLASLQASDLGGAAIKAALERANIEPANVGEVIMGTVLQAGQGQIPSRQAATKAGIPWNVKTETINKVCASGMRSVTLADQLIRLGDEEVIVAGGMESMSNAPYYLPKGRFGLRMGDAQLVDGMIYDGLSCAFDPQRVHMGTYGNQTAESFDLTREKQDEWALRSHQLALKAMEEGKLAEEIIAVEIPQRKGEPIVINKDEAPRASTTLEALSTLKSAFSKDGTITAGNAPGVNDGACALVCMSEERAKQENRKPLATIIGHAEVGVEPQNFPQTPGLVIQKLLEKTGKTLADIDLFEINEAFAAVALASSKIAGLDDSKVNVNGGAVALGHPIGASGARIILTLAYELRRRGGGIGIAAICSGGGQGDAIMIEVGAKG, from the coding sequence TTGAATAGAACAGTAATTTTAGATGGTGCACGTACGGCATTTGGTAAGTTTGGGGGAGGCTTAGCAAGCTTGCAGGCGAGCGATTTAGGTGGCGCGGCGATTAAAGCGGCATTGGAAAGAGCAAATATCGAGCCAGCAAATGTTGGGGAAGTCATTATGGGAACGGTGCTACAAGCAGGGCAAGGGCAAATTCCTTCACGCCAAGCTGCAACGAAGGCTGGTATTCCATGGAATGTTAAAACAGAAACAATTAATAAAGTATGTGCATCAGGCATGCGCAGTGTAACCTTGGCTGATCAGCTAATTCGATTAGGGGACGAAGAGGTGATTGTGGCAGGTGGTATGGAGTCGATGTCCAATGCACCGTACTATTTACCAAAGGGACGCTTTGGTTTACGAATGGGCGATGCACAGCTTGTTGATGGCATGATTTACGACGGCTTGTCTTGTGCCTTTGATCCACAGCGTGTACATATGGGGACATATGGTAATCAAACGGCTGAAAGCTTTGATTTGACACGTGAAAAGCAGGATGAATGGGCGTTACGTAGCCATCAGCTAGCATTGAAGGCAATGGAAGAAGGTAAGCTAGCAGAGGAAATTATCGCAGTTGAAATTCCACAGCGTAAAGGTGAGCCGATTGTGATTAACAAAGACGAAGCGCCACGAGCTAGCACAACTTTGGAAGCGCTATCAACGTTAAAGTCAGCATTTAGCAAGGATGGCACAATTACAGCAGGGAATGCGCCAGGCGTGAATGATGGGGCATGTGCACTTGTTTGTATGAGTGAAGAGCGAGCGAAGCAAGAAAATCGCAAGCCGCTTGCAACGATTATCGGGCATGCGGAAGTTGGTGTGGAGCCACAAAACTTCCCACAAACACCAGGTCTTGTTATTCAAAAATTGCTTGAAAAAACAGGGAAAACATTAGCGGATATTGATTTATTTGAAATCAATGAGGCATTCGCAGCAGTTGCATTAGCGAGCAGTAAAATTGCAGGACTTGATGATAGCAAAGTAAACGTTAATGGTGGAGCGGTTGCGTTAGGTCATCCAATTGGAGCAAGCGGTGCACGCATTATTTTAACGTTAGCATATGAATTACGTCGTCGCGGTGGCGGTATTGGCATTGCTGCAATTTGTTCAGGTGGCGGCCAAGGGGATGCAATTATGATCGAAGTGGGGGCAAAAGGATGA
- a CDS encoding FecCD family ABC transporter permease, with protein sequence MAYSISIALLLISIWLGIAVGSVNIPLSTLWNKEADPTAYSILWNIRMPRVVLAALVGASLAIAGAAFQGLLKNPLADPYTLGISSGASVGAVATIYFSISLPMLGIFTLPIFSMIGAAITMIIVMTFARFVDKTMKMETLILTGVIFSSFLGSCISLMIALTGEQLRMIMGWLLGSVSMRGWPYVQMVLPFVLIGVLLIWLNRRELNAMIYGEERAKHLGVDVKRSKYVILAGGSILAGAAVAVSGTIGFVGLVVPHMVRLIVGADHRVLLILSFINGASLLIICDLVARTIIAPTELPIGVITAFIGAPIFAYIFYKQRRKGGA encoded by the coding sequence ATAGCATATAGTATATCGATTGCATTACTGCTGATTAGTATATGGTTAGGGATAGCGGTAGGTTCAGTGAACATACCGCTATCTACTTTATGGAATAAAGAGGCTGATCCTACAGCGTACAGCATTTTATGGAATATCCGCATGCCGCGTGTCGTGCTTGCGGCGCTTGTTGGCGCATCTCTAGCTATTGCTGGTGCGGCGTTCCAAGGTTTATTGAAAAATCCGTTGGCAGATCCGTATACGCTCGGTATTTCGTCCGGTGCATCAGTTGGTGCGGTCGCTACCATTTATTTTTCAATTTCGCTACCGATGCTTGGGATTTTTACATTGCCAATCTTTAGCATGATTGGTGCAGCAATTACAATGATTATTGTCATGACCTTTGCACGCTTTGTGGATAAAACGATGAAAATGGAAACGCTTATTTTAACAGGCGTTATTTTCAGCTCCTTTTTAGGCTCCTGTATTTCATTAATGATTGCCTTAACAGGAGAGCAGCTGCGTATGATTATGGGCTGGTTGCTAGGCAGTGTATCGATGCGTGGTTGGCCATATGTACAAATGGTTTTGCCATTTGTCCTTATTGGTGTGCTATTGATTTGGCTGAATCGTCGTGAGCTAAATGCGATGATTTATGGTGAAGAGCGTGCCAAGCATTTAGGTGTCGATGTGAAACGCAGTAAATATGTAATTTTAGCAGGTGGCTCTATCCTAGCAGGTGCAGCTGTTGCTGTTTCAGGCACAATCGGCTTCGTCGGGCTTGTCGTACCACATATGGTGAGATTGATTGTTGGGGCAGACCATCGAGTGCTGTTAATTTTATCATTTATTAATGGCGCTAGCCTGCTCATTATTTGCGATTTAGTTGCACGTACAATTATTGCACCAACAGAGCTGCCAATAGGTGTCATCACAGCATTTATCGGTGCACCCATTTTTGCTTATATTTTTTACAAACAACGTAGAAAAGGGGGAGCATAA
- a CDS encoding acyl-CoA dehydrogenase, whose product MELRFTEEQQMMRNMVKDFAESEIAPFIDRMEAGEFPREILKKMGELGLMGITTPEQYGGSEMDFTSYILAINELSKVSAVVGVILSVHTSVGTNPILYFGNEAQKEKYVSRLATGEYLGAFCLTEPNSGSDAGSLKSRAVKEGDHYKINGSKVFITNGGEADVYIVFASTNPELGSRGISAFIVEKDTPGLIIGKDEHKMGLHGSRTVQLTFDNMLVPAENLLGNEGEGFKIAMANLDVGRIGIAAQALGIAEAALEAAAAYAKERVQFGKPIAAQQGIGFKLADMATAVEAAKLLVYRAADLRSKGLPCGKEASMAKLFASKTAVQVAIDAVQVFGGYGYTEDYPVERYFRDAKVTEIYEGTSEIQRIVIGKNLLK is encoded by the coding sequence ATGGAATTACGTTTTACAGAAGAACAGCAAATGATGCGCAATATGGTCAAGGATTTTGCTGAGAGCGAGATTGCACCATTTATTGACCGCATGGAAGCGGGCGAGTTTCCGCGCGAAATTTTAAAGAAAATGGGCGAGCTTGGCTTAATGGGCATTACAACACCTGAGCAATATGGTGGCTCAGAGATGGACTTTACATCGTATATTTTAGCGATTAATGAATTGTCTAAAGTGAGCGCAGTTGTTGGTGTCATCTTGTCTGTTCATACATCTGTCGGTACGAATCCAATTCTTTATTTCGGCAATGAAGCACAAAAAGAGAAATATGTTTCAAGGCTAGCGACTGGCGAATATTTAGGGGCATTTTGTTTAACAGAGCCAAATTCAGGTAGCGATGCGGGCTCGTTAAAATCACGTGCTGTAAAAGAGGGCGACCATTATAAAATTAATGGCTCGAAAGTGTTTATTACAAACGGTGGAGAAGCGGATGTTTACATCGTTTTTGCAAGCACAAATCCAGAATTAGGCTCACGAGGCATTTCAGCATTTATCGTAGAAAAGGATACGCCGGGGTTAATTATCGGGAAAGATGAGCATAAAATGGGCTTGCATGGCTCACGCACAGTACAGCTAACATTTGATAATATGCTGGTGCCAGCAGAGAATCTGCTAGGCAACGAAGGGGAAGGCTTTAAAATTGCGATGGCTAACTTGGATGTTGGACGTATTGGTATCGCAGCACAAGCATTAGGCATTGCAGAGGCGGCATTAGAAGCAGCAGCGGCTTATGCGAAGGAACGCGTACAATTCGGTAAACCGATTGCGGCACAGCAAGGTATTGGCTTCAAGCTTGCAGATATGGCAACAGCAGTAGAGGCGGCGAAGCTACTCGTTTATCGTGCGGCAGATTTACGCTCAAAAGGCTTACCATGTGGTAAGGAGGCTTCAATGGCAAAGCTATTTGCCTCTAAAACGGCAGTGCAAGTTGCAATTGATGCGGTGCAAGTATTTGGTGGCTATGGCTACACAGAGGACTATCCAGTAGAACGTTATTTCCGTGATGCAAAGGTAACGGAAATTTATGAAGGTACAAGTGAAATCCAACGTATCGTTATCGGAAAAAATTTACTAAAGTAA
- a CDS encoding adenosylcobinamide amidohydrolase, with protein sequence MLKVEHISGGYGTTPVIQDVSFTVPKGKIVGILGPNGSGKSTLLKVISGVLPATGGRVLIDDKEVGTYSTKELAKKMAVLPQLHANAFSNSVRDAVSLGRYPHQSSFFSSWSEQDEHAVQTAMQQTGVQHYEHAYLEYLSGGEQQRTFIAQALAQCAGLLLLDEPTNHLDIAHQQQILDMIRKEALECELTVVSVFHDMNLASLYCDELLLMEKGQVKAFGKPHEVLLEAQIADVYGAKVATYAHPELPKPQVTQLPRMTRENLFAPVTKKHFTLTDNYVQFQADAPLKVVSSAVYNAGMGWYTTFLNRTVEPTYPIENVKEETQAFLAASGFVPTNTVIMMTAIAAQNAIIESYADGLVIVAVTAGVHHAVDVTRTYEEEQSPHIGTINTWVIINGKLSDEAFYQAMITATEAKTKALAEENVRDARTGTIATGTSTDSLLIAATQIGEEMPYAGPITTVGKWIGRGVFEATAKAIAEYKKRG encoded by the coding sequence ATGCTAAAAGTGGAGCATATTTCTGGCGGCTACGGCACTACACCGGTTATTCAGGATGTGTCATTTACAGTGCCAAAAGGGAAAATTGTTGGCATTCTTGGGCCGAATGGTAGTGGGAAATCTACATTACTAAAAGTTATTAGTGGTGTTCTTCCTGCAACAGGTGGTCGCGTGTTAATTGATGACAAGGAAGTTGGTACATATTCCACGAAGGAGCTAGCCAAAAAGATGGCAGTGCTGCCACAGCTACATGCGAATGCTTTTTCAAACTCTGTACGTGATGCGGTGTCACTTGGACGTTATCCACATCAATCTAGCTTTTTTTCTAGCTGGTCAGAGCAGGATGAACACGCTGTACAAACGGCGATGCAGCAAACAGGTGTCCAACACTATGAGCATGCTTATTTAGAATATCTATCGGGTGGCGAGCAGCAACGTACATTTATCGCACAGGCTTTGGCACAATGTGCAGGACTATTACTATTAGATGAGCCGACAAATCATCTAGATATTGCACATCAACAGCAAATACTAGATATGATTCGTAAGGAAGCATTAGAATGTGAATTAACAGTGGTCTCTGTTTTTCATGATATGAACTTAGCCTCCTTATATTGCGATGAGCTTTTGTTAATGGAAAAGGGGCAAGTGAAGGCTTTCGGTAAACCGCATGAAGTGCTGCTCGAAGCGCAAATCGCGGATGTCTATGGAGCAAAGGTAGCGACATATGCTCATCCAGAGTTACCAAAGCCACAAGTAACACAGCTACCAAGGATGACCCGTGAGAATTTATTTGCACCTGTTACAAAAAAGCATTTTACGCTTACAGATAACTACGTACAATTTCAAGCAGATGCACCGTTAAAGGTAGTTTCATCAGCTGTTTATAATGCAGGAATGGGCTGGTATACAACATTCCTTAATCGAACGGTGGAGCCTACTTATCCAATTGAAAATGTCAAAGAGGAAACACAAGCATTTTTAGCGGCAAGTGGCTTTGTACCAACAAATACCGTGATCATGATGACAGCGATTGCAGCACAAAATGCTATTATTGAATCATACGCTGATGGGCTCGTTATTGTAGCAGTAACTGCTGGTGTTCACCATGCTGTTGATGTCACGCGCACATATGAGGAAGAGCAATCACCACATATTGGCACGATTAATACATGGGTTATTATTAATGGCAAGCTGTCAGATGAAGCCTTTTATCAAGCGATGATTACAGCAACAGAGGCTAAAACAAAGGCGCTTGCAGAGGAAAATGTACGCGATGCAAGGACGGGTACGATTGCAACAGGTACAAGTACGGATAGTTTATTGATTGCGGCAACACAAATAGGGGAAGAAATGCCTTATGCTGGTCCAATTACTACAGTAGGCAAATGGATTGGTCGAGGCGTTTTTGAAGCAACTGCAAAGGCAATTGCCGAATATAAAAAGAGAGGATGA